A single genomic interval of Labilibaculum sp. DW002 harbors:
- a CDS encoding ADP-dependent glucokinase/phosphofructokinase → MSSTDLKAQWLENYKTAPAQLDKMGEVNGLISAFNANVDAVIKVNGEGIQKLIAENNLDTDVILAEGKSSIRSNEDAIRGFLNCFKNGIAEEWLIEDVDVFEWLNKTVGYDKLQMGGQGGIVANVMAICGVNSVYVHCASSPKEQSQLFLDLPNLVTTNANGELEQAFTVNRTGENALIHWIIEFDKGDTINLGGKTYMCPKANRFIATYDPLNFKLHIDENFDKCMSNEDVNPEYIILSGYQMLHEELADGTKGADRIDESKEMIANWRKSCPDNLLHLEVASTQDKAVRRHLIDSLVDSVDSLGFNERELIDILEVIGEDGLAVKCEANTNSSNLFEGMLKIYEYTKCPRMQLHMFGLYLTLQKKGFKVTPMQNRDGMQLAATVAAAKAGTGAINSKDVLLWAQGHKVSDVGLGELEALSEKVTELLGENDLTSTGIFTDEKLEIIAVPTILIEKPVTLVGMGDTISSVSLVGAR, encoded by the coding sequence ATGTCTTCTACTGATTTAAAAGCACAATGGCTTGAAAACTATAAAACAGCACCAGCTCAATTGGATAAAATGGGAGAAGTTAACGGCCTTATTAGTGCATTTAATGCAAATGTAGATGCGGTAATTAAGGTAAATGGTGAAGGAATTCAAAAGTTAATTGCTGAAAATAATTTGGATACAGATGTGATTCTTGCAGAAGGAAAGAGCAGTATTCGTTCCAACGAAGATGCGATACGTGGTTTTCTGAATTGTTTTAAGAATGGTATCGCAGAAGAATGGTTGATAGAAGATGTTGACGTTTTTGAGTGGCTGAATAAAACTGTTGGCTACGATAAATTGCAAATGGGAGGCCAAGGTGGTATTGTTGCCAATGTAATGGCAATCTGTGGTGTAAATTCTGTTTACGTGCATTGTGCATCTTCTCCTAAAGAACAATCTCAATTATTTTTAGATCTTCCAAACTTGGTAACTACAAATGCAAATGGCGAATTAGAGCAAGCTTTTACTGTTAATCGTACTGGCGAAAATGCCCTTATTCATTGGATTATTGAATTTGATAAAGGAGATACAATTAATTTGGGAGGAAAAACATATATGTGCCCTAAAGCCAATCGATTTATCGCTACTTACGACCCTTTAAATTTTAAATTGCATATCGACGAAAACTTCGATAAGTGCATGTCGAATGAGGATGTTAATCCAGAATACATTATCCTTTCCGGATATCAAATGCTACATGAAGAATTGGCCGACGGAACAAAAGGAGCTGATCGTATTGATGAGTCAAAGGAAATGATTGCCAACTGGCGTAAGTCTTGCCCTGATAATTTATTACATTTAGAAGTTGCTTCTACGCAAGATAAAGCCGTGAGAAGGCATTTGATTGATTCTTTGGTTGATAGTGTTGATAGCTTAGGATTTAACGAACGTGAACTTATTGATATACTCGAAGTAATCGGGGAAGATGGACTTGCAGTAAAATGTGAGGCAAACACAAATTCATCTAACTTGTTCGAAGGCATGTTGAAAATATATGAATACACAAAGTGTCCGCGAATGCAATTGCATATGTTTGGCTTATATCTGACGCTTCAGAAAAAAGGCTTTAAAGTAACTCCGATGCAAAATCGTGATGGTATGCAGTTGGCAGCCACTGTTGCTGCAGCAAAAGCCGGAACGGGTGCCATAAACTCTAAAGATGTTCTGCTTTGGGCACAAGGGCATAAAGTTTCTGATGTTGGTTTAGGCGAACTGGAAGCGCTATCTGAAAAAGTAACAGAGCTATTGGGCGAAAATGACCTAACGAGCACTGGTATTTTTACAGATGAAAAATTAGAAATAATAGCAGTTCCTACAATCTTAATTGAGAAACCTGTGACTTTAGTAGGAATGGGAGATACAATCTCATCAGTATCTTTAGTGGGAGCTAGGTAG
- a CDS encoding GH92 family glycosyl hydrolase — MKRLSLLFLPLLISFTLFAQESVVDYVNPNIGGIGHMLQPTRPLVHLPNSMMRISKEPKGYQNQKIEHFPFSIVSHRKGTIGKFMISQKAISNNPKDWESDYDHDLEEAKPYCYSVLLEDSDIEMQVTASEHVSFSKFSFTDKAPATLYLQTRNIGEFNISVKDNVIKGFDMITAVDGLDLIHPVKVYFAGKFDQKLSTYGTFDSKQINAKNKSISGEEVGTYLSFDNTAKDLHLKIAVSYLSTDEAENHLNSEIPNWNFNEISEKHKQIWNKALSKIKIKGGSQDQKIVFYTALYRCYERMVNISENGKYFSNYDQKIHHDEGVDFFVDDWVWDTYRATHPLMLIIDPENQSKKINSYVKMYEQGGWMPSFPLFTGDHTCMNGNHAASIITDAYFKGLHGFDIEKAFEGLKKNELEATMLPWKNGPATELDSFYHDNGFFPALKIGEKEWVKEVHHWEKRQAVALTLGHSYDDWCIAQLAKDLDKKDDYKLFSEKSNNYKNHFDSEIGFMAPKSADGEWIRPFDPKLSGGLGGRAYFAENNSWTYTWDIQHDVAGLITLMGGNENFNTKLDQLFVEPFGIPKWDYWDIFPDATGLTGQFVMGNEPSLHIPYLYNYSGAPWKTQKRIRYLMDVWFTNSPFGICGDEDGGGLSAFYVFSAMGFYPVTPGIPEYNIGSPIFEEITIDLGNNKKLEITAKNCSDKNKYIQSASLNGKELKGPYFKHADIINGAKLVLEMSDRPNKTWGTNPKFVPYSMSKD; from the coding sequence ATGAAGAGACTATCACTGCTATTTTTGCCCCTACTTATCTCATTTACTCTTTTTGCTCAAGAAAGTGTTGTTGATTACGTGAATCCAAATATTGGCGGAATTGGACATATGCTACAACCAACTCGTCCTTTGGTACACTTACCAAATAGCATGATGCGGATTTCGAAAGAACCAAAAGGATATCAGAACCAAAAAATAGAGCATTTCCCTTTTTCAATTGTATCACACAGAAAAGGCACAATTGGAAAATTCATGATCTCTCAAAAAGCAATTTCTAACAATCCTAAAGATTGGGAATCAGATTACGATCATGATCTGGAAGAAGCTAAACCTTATTGTTATTCTGTTTTGCTAGAAGATTCTGACATCGAAATGCAAGTAACAGCAAGTGAGCATGTGTCCTTTTCGAAGTTTAGCTTTACCGATAAAGCTCCTGCGACTCTTTATCTGCAAACAAGAAATATTGGAGAATTTAATATATCCGTAAAAGATAATGTAATAAAAGGCTTTGATATGATTACAGCTGTTGATGGTTTAGATCTCATACACCCTGTAAAGGTCTATTTTGCAGGCAAATTTGATCAAAAGCTATCTACTTACGGAACATTTGATTCAAAGCAAATAAATGCCAAGAACAAATCCATTTCGGGAGAAGAAGTTGGTACTTATTTAAGTTTTGATAATACTGCTAAAGACCTGCATTTAAAAATAGCCGTTTCGTACCTATCAACTGATGAAGCTGAGAATCATTTAAACTCAGAAATACCAAACTGGAATTTTAATGAGATTAGCGAAAAACACAAACAAATTTGGAACAAAGCACTTTCCAAAATCAAAATAAAAGGTGGAAGTCAAGATCAGAAGATCGTCTTTTATACTGCACTTTACAGGTGTTACGAAAGAATGGTGAACATCTCAGAAAATGGGAAGTATTTTAGCAATTACGATCAAAAAATTCATCATGACGAAGGTGTTGATTTCTTTGTTGACGACTGGGTTTGGGATACCTACAGAGCAACTCACCCTTTAATGTTAATCATCGATCCTGAAAACCAATCCAAAAAAATTAATTCGTACGTTAAAATGTACGAACAAGGAGGTTGGATGCCATCTTTCCCTCTTTTTACTGGTGATCATACTTGTATGAATGGTAACCATGCTGCATCAATAATTACCGATGCTTATTTTAAAGGGCTGCACGGATTTGATATTGAAAAAGCATTTGAGGGACTTAAAAAGAATGAATTAGAAGCAACCATGCTACCATGGAAAAATGGGCCAGCAACCGAATTGGATTCCTTTTATCATGACAATGGCTTTTTCCCTGCTTTAAAAATTGGAGAAAAAGAATGGGTTAAAGAGGTTCATCATTGGGAGAAACGCCAAGCAGTGGCACTAACCTTGGGACATTCATACGACGATTGGTGTATTGCTCAATTGGCAAAAGACTTAGATAAAAAAGACGATTACAAACTATTTTCAGAGAAGTCTAACAATTATAAAAATCATTTTGATTCGGAAATTGGCTTTATGGCACCAAAATCGGCAGACGGAGAATGGATTAGACCATTTGATCCAAAGTTATCTGGCGGTTTAGGAGGTCGAGCTTACTTTGCTGAAAACAATTCATGGACCTACACTTGGGACATTCAACATGATGTTGCTGGATTGATTACACTAATGGGAGGAAATGAAAATTTCAATACCAAATTGGACCAATTGTTTGTAGAACCATTCGGAATTCCAAAATGGGATTATTGGGATATTTTTCCAGATGCAACTGGCTTAACAGGTCAATTTGTTATGGGAAATGAACCAAGTTTGCACATTCCTTATTTGTATAATTACTCTGGAGCTCCTTGGAAAACTCAAAAAAGAATTCGTTACCTAATGGATGTTTGGTTCACAAATTCACCTTTTGGTATTTGTGGCGATGAAGATGGTGGTGGTTTATCTGCTTTCTATGTTTTTTCTGCAATGGGATTTTACCCTGTAACGCCTGGTATACCGGAATACAATATTGGAAGTCCAATATTTGAGGAAATAACAATTGATTTAGGGAATAACAAGAAATTAGAAATTACAGCCAAGAACTGCTCCGATAAAAACAAATACATTCAATCGGCAAGCTTAAATGGAAAAGAATTAAAAGGTCCTTATTTCAAGCACGCTGATATTATAAACGGTGCTAAACTGGTATTAGAAATGAGCGACAGACCAAATAAAACATGGGGAACAAATCCAAAGTTCGTTCCTTATTCGATGAGTAAAGATTAG
- the citD gene encoding citrate lyase acyl carrier protein — protein sequence MTPKFKAQAGTFESSDIMVLIEPVAEGSGRQVDISSTVMLQFEEDLKTCINQVLDVMEIENVHLIAKDKGALTPTIKARVETAVKRSLGIQEGTL from the coding sequence ATGACACCTAAGTTTAAAGCTCAAGCTGGAACTTTCGAATCAAGCGACATTATGGTTCTTATAGAGCCAGTTGCGGAAGGATCTGGAAGACAGGTTGACATTTCTTCAACTGTAATGCTGCAGTTCGAAGAAGATCTTAAAACATGCATCAATCAAGTTTTAGATGTAATGGAAATTGAAAATGTGCACCTTATTGCAAAAGATAAAGGCGCATTAACACCGACCATTAAAGCGAGAGTTGAAACCGCAGTTAAACGTTCTTTAGGTATTCAGGAGGGTACATTGTAA
- a CDS encoding HpcH/HpaI aldolase/citrate lyase family protein, protein MAKKKRRSMLYIPGNNPAMIQQAGVYGCDAVLLDLEDAVALNQKDAARILVRSMLETVNFYDTEVCVRVNNMQTPFGLADLEEIVPMQPDNIRFPKTESVQDVKDFMKEVRRIEKEHGIKNPKMTIHVMIETAKGVANVYDIAACEPRVDAITIGGQDLTADMGIVKTPDGAGIDYARKRIVMAGKANNLDVLDTVFADVNDEEGLKEETEYIKKLGFAGKALINPRQVDPVHEVFNPSENEIRKAYRVYSEFYKNTKAGIGVFAIDGKMIDAPVVQRAITVLEYANIDINRNRKKCRLV, encoded by the coding sequence ATGGCTAAGAAGAAAAGAAGATCAATGTTGTACATCCCGGGTAATAATCCGGCAATGATTCAACAAGCGGGTGTTTATGGCTGTGATGCCGTACTACTTGATTTGGAAGATGCAGTAGCATTGAACCAAAAAGATGCTGCACGTATTTTGGTACGCAGCATGCTTGAAACCGTAAATTTCTACGATACCGAAGTTTGTGTTCGTGTAAACAACATGCAAACACCATTCGGTTTGGCGGATTTGGAAGAGATTGTTCCTATGCAGCCAGACAATATTCGTTTTCCTAAAACGGAATCGGTTCAGGATGTTAAAGATTTCATGAAAGAGGTTCGTAGAATCGAAAAAGAGCATGGAATCAAAAATCCAAAGATGACCATTCACGTAATGATTGAAACGGCTAAAGGAGTTGCTAATGTATACGATATTGCTGCTTGCGAGCCACGTGTAGATGCAATCACTATTGGAGGTCAGGATTTAACGGCTGATATGGGTATTGTGAAAACGCCGGACGGAGCAGGAATCGACTATGCTCGTAAGAGAATCGTTATGGCTGGTAAGGCTAATAATCTAGATGTATTAGATACTGTTTTTGCTGATGTTAATGATGAGGAGGGTCTTAAAGAGGAGACTGAATACATCAAGAAATTAGGTTTTGCTGGTAAAGCATTGATTAATCCACGTCAGGTTGATCCTGTTCACGAGGTATTCAATCCTAGCGAAAACGAAATCCGTAAAGCTTACCGTGTGTATTCTGAGTTTTATAAGAATACTAAAGCGGGTATCGGTGTTTTTGCTATTGATGGTAAGATGATTGATGCTCCTGTTGTTCAGAGAGCTATCACCGTTTTAGAATATGCTAATATCGATATTAACAGAAATCGAAAAAAATGCAGATTAGTTTAA
- the citF gene encoding citrate lyase subunit alpha, translated as MKNALGVEIPEYIEGLGELQPYQGVWKSIIEDEVPSTNISRTLKAKKAHTSKFCDSLEEAIKKCEPFDGMTVTCHHHLRGGDGVLMQTIEILDKMGIKDITLASSSLTSAHDGLVPYVENGMITKIFSSGIRGRLGEIISMGKLKHPAIIHSHGGRVRDFLTGRIKPDLSVLAASAADEEGNSTGSHGPSAFGSMGYADIDARYSKNVIVVTDNIVEYPCVPSTVRQHFVDHVVKVDSIGDASKIASGTTRITSSPMDLRIARIGATVIEHSGLFKDGMSFQVGAGGASLAVAKFLREDMKRKNIQGSFMIGGVTSYGVDMLEEGLFKAIFDVQSFDAAVSTSVLNNPKHVEITCDQYANPNNCGAMTNKLDVVVLGALEVDVDFNVNVITGSSGEIRGASGGHSDTASGANLSVIVCPSFRGRLPIIMDRVHTVVTPGESVDVIVTERGVCVNPAKPNLAAALKKAGVKVVDIRDLKKEVEEMTGIPAEKQLGDKIVGLVEYRDGTIIDVIYNVENLS; from the coding sequence ATGAAAAACGCATTAGGAGTTGAAATCCCTGAATATATAGAAGGTTTAGGCGAATTGCAGCCTTACCAAGGTGTTTGGAAAAGTATCATCGAAGATGAAGTTCCATCTACCAACATATCACGTACTTTAAAGGCAAAGAAAGCACACACATCAAAATTTTGTGATAGTTTAGAAGAAGCTATTAAAAAGTGCGAGCCTTTCGATGGTATGACTGTTACTTGTCATCATCACCTTCGTGGAGGAGATGGTGTATTGATGCAAACTATTGAGATTTTAGACAAGATGGGAATCAAAGATATTACTTTGGCTTCTTCATCTCTAACTTCTGCTCACGATGGTTTGGTACCTTACGTTGAGAATGGTATGATTACTAAGATTTTTTCTTCAGGTATTAGAGGACGTCTTGGTGAAATCATCTCAATGGGAAAATTAAAGCATCCTGCAATTATTCACTCACATGGCGGTCGTGTTCGCGATTTCCTAACAGGACGCATTAAACCAGATTTATCGGTACTTGCTGCTTCAGCCGCTGATGAGGAAGGTAACTCAACCGGATCTCACGGACCATCTGCATTTGGTTCTATGGGCTATGCTGATATTGATGCAAGATATTCAAAGAATGTCATTGTCGTTACTGATAATATCGTTGAATACCCATGTGTTCCAAGTACAGTACGTCAGCATTTTGTTGATCATGTTGTAAAAGTGGATAGTATTGGTGATGCATCTAAGATTGCATCAGGTACAACACGTATCACATCTTCACCAATGGATTTGCGAATTGCTCGTATTGGTGCTACAGTAATCGAACATTCTGGTTTGTTTAAGGATGGTATGTCATTCCAGGTTGGTGCCGGTGGTGCTTCTTTGGCTGTGGCTAAATTCCTTCGTGAGGATATGAAGCGTAAGAACATTCAGGGATCATTCATGATTGGTGGTGTAACATCTTACGGTGTTGACATGCTTGAAGAAGGCTTATTTAAAGCTATTTTCGATGTTCAGTCGTTTGATGCTGCAGTAAGTACTTCTGTATTGAATAACCCTAAACACGTTGAGATTACTTGTGATCAATATGCGAATCCTAATAACTGTGGAGCCATGACCAATAAATTGGATGTGGTAGTCTTGGGGGCACTTGAGGTTGATGTTGACTTTAATGTTAACGTAATCACAGGTTCTTCAGGAGAGATTCGTGGTGCATCGGGAGGTCACTCTGATACAGCATCAGGAGCAAACCTTTCTGTTATTGTTTGCCCATCTTTCCGTGGTCGTTTACCAATTATTATGGATCGTGTTCACACTGTTGTAACGCCAGGTGAAAGTGTTGATGTTATTGTAACTGAGCGTGGTGTTTGCGTGAATCCAGCAAAACCTAATTTAGCTGCTGCCTTGAAAAAAGCAGGTGTAAAAGTCGTTGATATCAGAGATCTTAAAAAAGAAGTTGAAGAAATGACAGGAATACCTGCAGAAAAGCAATTGGGAGATAAAATTGTCGGCTTGGTTGAGTATAGAGATGGAACTATTATTGATGTGATCTATAATGTGGAAAATCTCTCTTAA
- a CDS encoding triphosphoribosyl-dephospho-CoA synthase — MEKLISEILNAKEERAEARKELASKRLVSLSLTLNIPGVPKSNDLINSFFSSSFADLKRFLLSYRIVISEDEEIINKDAAGDFYLVPICDTGIRAKAIKEITEGFEEDHPLGRLLDVDITDENGSPVSSGKAKVCYFCNEHPAVYCMRMQTHEYTEMRKRIETDMIQFLESRRKDRICKDLSAFALKALLHEVSLSPKPGLVDRFSSGSHTDMDYATFLNSSAVLAVYFKEIAEFGFSFSSSNGKDALPKLRQIGLQMEEDMFAETKGVNTHKGAIFLLGFSLFVSALKIKKRNFSYDSFVDQIKELNGSLVEKELGQKLYSKGKTHGEECFEKFGEKGKGIRGEIQAGLPCVFKHAIPVLNSCFNDLELENDSSIQFGLTKALLSLIAHNNDSNILYRKGERILDELKDLSQQAFEVYGSNYFKEKYQELMSFCEQNRISPGGSADLLAVSYFIYMVNQKYA; from the coding sequence ATGGAGAAGCTAATTAGCGAAATATTAAATGCCAAAGAAGAGAGAGCCGAAGCAAGAAAAGAACTTGCTTCCAAAAGGCTTGTATCGTTAAGTTTGACCCTTAATATTCCAGGTGTTCCAAAGTCTAATGACTTAATAAATAGTTTCTTTTCTTCTAGTTTTGCTGATTTAAAAAGATTTCTACTTTCGTATCGAATAGTGATTAGCGAGGATGAGGAAATTATAAATAAAGATGCAGCTGGAGACTTTTACCTCGTTCCAATTTGTGATACAGGTATAAGAGCAAAAGCAATTAAAGAGATAACGGAAGGTTTTGAAGAAGATCATCCTCTTGGTCGATTATTAGATGTTGATATAACAGATGAAAATGGGAGTCCTGTTTCATCGGGCAAGGCAAAGGTATGTTATTTCTGTAATGAACATCCTGCCGTTTATTGCATGAGAATGCAAACGCATGAGTACACTGAAATGAGAAAGCGTATCGAGACAGATATGATTCAGTTTCTTGAGTCTAGGAGAAAGGATCGAATCTGTAAGGATTTGTCTGCTTTTGCATTAAAAGCATTGCTGCACGAAGTTTCTCTATCTCCGAAACCTGGCCTCGTCGATCGCTTTTCGAGTGGTTCGCATACTGATATGGATTATGCTACTTTTTTAAATTCAAGTGCTGTTTTGGCGGTCTATTTTAAAGAAATTGCAGAGTTCGGATTTTCTTTTTCATCCAGTAATGGTAAAGATGCCCTTCCCAAATTGCGACAAATTGGATTGCAAATGGAAGAGGATATGTTTGCAGAAACCAAAGGGGTGAACACACATAAAGGCGCAATTTTTTTATTGGGTTTTTCTCTTTTTGTATCGGCTCTTAAAATTAAAAAACGGAACTTTTCCTACGATTCATTTGTTGATCAGATAAAAGAATTAAATGGGAGTTTGGTTGAAAAGGAATTGGGGCAGAAATTATATTCGAAGGGTAAAACTCACGGTGAAGAGTGTTTTGAAAAATTTGGAGAGAAGGGAAAAGGAATAAGAGGAGAGATACAAGCCGGTTTGCCATGTGTATTTAAGCATGCAATTCCAGTATTGAATTCTTGTTTTAATGATTTGGAATTGGAAAACGATTCGTCAATTCAGTTTGGACTTACAAAAGCACTTTTATCTTTAATTGCGCACAATAACGATAGCAATATCTTATATCGCAAAGGAGAGCGAATTCTTGATGAATTAAAAGATTTGTCGCAACAAGCTTTTGAAGTTTATGGATCGAATTATTTTAAGGAGAAGTACCAAGAATTGATGAGCTTTTGTGAGCAAAATAGGATCTCGCCAGGCGGGTCAGCAGATTTATTAGCAGTGAGTTATTTTATATATATGGTAAATCAAAAATACGCATAA
- a CDS encoding [citrate (pro-3S)-lyase] ligase: MGVENTDYREESLDLKNPFDIKLVSEFMEPLGFEFDPSDVDYAMILYNLNGEVIGTGSYKGRVLKYVAVSPKFREGAAFAQIVTHLIDLVILKHKHIFVYTKPRNLEVFKGLGFTEIATAEPLFSVLEFGYENIKTYQDYLRSIKKDLSVGDIASVVVNCNPFTKGHKYLIEKACKENRLVYLFIVEEDRSSFTFDIRWRLIKEELGHLDNLVMVKGGNYVVSGTIFPCYFLKEEKECDIAAKQAELDVVTFMNYIVPILNINRRYIGTEMYSPVTAAYNEAMLKYLPSNGVEILEIPRITQGGADNYISASKVRKAIREDRLNDILDFLPDSTKNYLLSDESLEIREKIRNTVSRH; the protein is encoded by the coding sequence ATGGGCGTTGAGAATACAGATTATAGGGAAGAGTCTTTAGATTTAAAGAATCCCTTTGATATAAAATTAGTTTCAGAATTTATGGAGCCATTGGGCTTCGAATTTGATCCTAGCGATGTGGATTACGCCATGATCCTATATAACTTGAATGGGGAAGTAATCGGAACGGGGTCATATAAGGGGAGAGTATTAAAGTATGTTGCAGTTTCTCCAAAATTTAGAGAAGGCGCTGCTTTTGCTCAAATTGTTACCCATTTAATTGATCTTGTAATTCTTAAGCATAAGCATATTTTTGTTTATACCAAGCCTCGAAATTTAGAGGTGTTTAAGGGTTTAGGATTTACCGAAATTGCCACAGCAGAGCCTTTGTTTTCGGTGCTTGAATTCGGCTATGAAAACATCAAGACTTACCAGGACTATTTAAGGTCAATAAAAAAGGATCTTAGTGTTGGAGATATTGCTTCTGTGGTGGTCAACTGCAATCCCTTTACAAAAGGTCACAAGTACCTAATAGAGAAGGCGTGTAAAGAAAATAGATTGGTTTATCTCTTTATTGTCGAAGAAGATCGCTCTTCTTTTACCTTTGACATTAGGTGGCGATTAATTAAAGAGGAACTTGGGCACTTGGACAACCTTGTAATGGTAAAAGGAGGTAACTACGTTGTTTCCGGAACTATTTTCCCTTGTTATTTCCTTAAAGAGGAAAAGGAATGTGATATTGCAGCAAAACAAGCAGAATTAGATGTGGTCACCTTTATGAACTACATTGTGCCGATATTAAATATCAACAGAAGGTACATAGGAACAGAGATGTATTCACCGGTTACGGCTGCTTATAACGAGGCAATGTTAAAATACCTTCCTTCTAATGGAGTTGAAATCTTAGAAATCCCTAGAATAACCCAAGGAGGTGCTGATAATTATATTTCAGCATCGAAGGTAAGAAAGGCAATTCGAGAAGATCGCTTAAATGACATCCTTGATTTTTTACCTGATTCAACAAAGAATTATCTTTTATCAGATGAGTCTTTAGAGATTCGGGAGAAAATACGAAATACAGTTTCAAGACATTAA
- a CDS encoding PQ-loop repeat-containing protein — MEANEIIGWMGSILFAICGLPQVIHTFKTRKVDDLNEFFIWLWFLGEVFTFWYIIIDDITNKNYHIPLYFNYIFNLLLLFYLVFAKYRYNSKPTSLSILRKKLRFK; from the coding sequence ATGGAAGCAAACGAAATTATTGGCTGGATGGGTAGCATCCTTTTCGCAATATGCGGATTACCTCAAGTTATACACACATTTAAAACCCGAAAGGTTGACGACCTTAATGAGTTTTTTATTTGGCTTTGGTTTCTAGGGGAAGTTTTCACTTTTTGGTATATTATTATTGATGATATCACCAATAAAAACTACCATATTCCTCTGTATTTTAATTACATTTTCAACTTACTATTACTTTTCTATTTGGTATTTGCCAAATACAGGTACAATTCAAAACCAACAAGTTTATCTATTCTTAGAAAAAAACTAAGATTTAAATAG
- a CDS encoding response regulator: MAKVSPNILVVDDDVVILKFIEFTLKGLGYQTTLAKNGKEAIDEAKNQHFDLIISDLYMPLIDGNELVKRLRKTPEYQHTPFIFLSGNTEEETWIKNLNDGADDFITKPIKQKIFISKIQSHLKKAYLRKDILDSARKDDISFEKGNLIYCANRIKPFALPRKHLKTNIKAVYSDTDFFMALQDTNTWGIIIDDKAKWAITILDKITEIVSHHIPISILISDADDMDQIDQLLSSKISNFLFKKLNSKLIIHQINSNVQREHDLKNKYLNALNTAAKRSPIRFESEFEDDLRDFNIQILNQPYDKLPGGDYYEVVDIDENRKILILGDVMGKKWDAWFFVPAYIAYVRSTINFYLSREEFDFIKSPGKFLEIINKSIFKDLKLSEVFTTLSIITVCSQTSKVSIASAGALQPVFYNAKENKTTQLNIVGTLLGVIPDAHYLSLIQDFNIGDKLLLYTDGYIEAVNDRTGEMIGDDAMHYALDNKKDKEIIAAKELETELAQLFNISKYDDDRTLLLIQRN, translated from the coding sequence ATGGCCAAAGTCTCGCCAAATATACTTGTTGTTGATGACGATGTAGTTATCTTAAAGTTTATTGAGTTTACTCTTAAAGGCTTAGGTTATCAAACCACATTGGCAAAAAATGGCAAAGAAGCTATCGACGAGGCTAAAAATCAACATTTTGACCTCATCATTTCTGACCTTTACATGCCTCTTATAGATGGTAATGAATTGGTTAAAAGACTACGAAAAACACCCGAATACCAACACACACCTTTTATTTTCCTTTCTGGAAATACAGAAGAAGAAACTTGGATTAAAAACCTTAATGACGGTGCTGATGATTTCATCACCAAACCCATCAAGCAGAAGATTTTCATCTCCAAAATTCAGTCGCACTTAAAAAAAGCTTACCTCAGAAAAGATATTCTTGACAGTGCTAGAAAGGATGATATTAGTTTTGAAAAAGGAAATTTAATCTATTGCGCCAATAGAATTAAGCCTTTTGCTCTCCCACGAAAACATCTAAAAACAAACATTAAAGCGGTTTATTCCGACACCGATTTCTTTATGGCTCTTCAAGACACAAATACTTGGGGAATTATCATAGACGATAAAGCAAAGTGGGCGATTACCATTTTAGATAAAATTACAGAGATTGTATCTCACCATATTCCAATAAGTATCTTAATTTCTGATGCTGACGATATGGATCAAATTGATCAATTGTTAAGTTCAAAAATCAGTAATTTTCTATTTAAAAAATTAAATTCAAAATTGATCATTCATCAGATCAATTCTAATGTTCAAAGAGAACACGATTTAAAAAACAAATATTTAAATGCACTAAATACTGCCGCTAAAAGATCTCCAATTCGTTTCGAAAGTGAATTTGAGGATGATCTGCGCGATTTTAATATTCAGATTTTAAATCAACCTTACGACAAGCTTCCTGGCGGAGATTATTACGAAGTTGTTGATATCGATGAAAATAGAAAGATTTTAATCTTAGGAGATGTGATGGGTAAAAAATGGGATGCATGGTTTTTTGTCCCAGCCTACATTGCATATGTTCGTAGCACTATAAACTTTTACCTGAGTCGAGAGGAATTTGATTTTATAAAATCACCTGGTAAGTTTCTCGAAATAATAAACAAGTCTATTTTCAAGGACCTTAAGCTTAGCGAAGTTTTTACAACCTTAAGTATTATAACAGTTTGCTCACAGACATCAAAGGTAAGTATTGCATCCGCAGGAGCCTTACAACCTGTCTTTTACAATGCGAAGGAAAACAAAACAACTCAATTAAATATTGTTGGCACTCTACTTGGTGTTATCCCAGATGCACACTATCTAAGCTTAATACAAGATTTTAATATCGGAGATAAACTTTTACTTTATACTGATGGTTATATTGAAGCTGTTAATGATAGAACGGGGGAAATGATTGGTGATGATGCGATGCATTATGCTTTAGACAATAAAAAAGACAAAGAAATTATTGCAGCAAAAGAGCTAGAAACAGAATTAGCACAGCTTTTTAACATCTCAAAATATGACGACGATAGAACCCTATTGTTAATCCAAAGAAATTAG